The Falco peregrinus isolate bFalPer1 chromosome 1, bFalPer1.pri, whole genome shotgun sequence genome has a window encoding:
- the LOC129783685 gene encoding potassium/sodium hyperpolarization-activated cyclic nucleotide-gated channel 4-like encodes MSFHKLPADMRQRIHDYYEHRYQGKMFDEESILGELSEPLREEIINFNCRKLVASMPLFANADPNFVTSMLTKLRFEVFQPGDYIIREGTIGKKMYFIQHGVVSVLTKGNKETKLADGSYFGEICLLTRGRRTASVRADTYCRLYSLSVDNFNEVLEEYPMMRRAFETVALDRLDRIGKKNSILLHKVQHDLNSGVFNYQENEIIQQIVQHDREMAHCAHNVQAAAAAAAAAASTPTPVIWTPLIQAPLQAAAATTSVAIALTHHPRLPTAIFRPPVSVLGSLGQQSNQTPRQLKRLQSLIPSTGPSALGSPSSTPSQLHTPGAETPSSSSFHIQQLAGFSAAAGLGQFQVGSPPGGSSQPGLSGASSVGLSQFQHAPSGSPLGTAQPMQQQQQHPALSSSGFGHFQQATTSSPSTSLTQLSSNSPPSLLNQFQPTTRPLQGGQLQQLSGSGTLAGMNHFQPPPSSSSPSSSLSQMAQASGGPSSGLCQTHPSALGSLTGTIAQLHQERPRFASMSPLQQSGVASPCYTPSGLSPPTQSPVATRTFQCGPSGASGSHGSLLLPQTASPPLQILQSKSTPPVPPGRLNQDIKLISASQPSLPQELAQTLSQSSHSSRESVSSFSPFPGGGTGLLGKPCSSVPGRVTLPRQMSSGSLPHPLVFGASAASLTAGGRKESIVLTGDLEPVRSKLPSNL; translated from the exons ATGTCCTTCCACAAGCTCCCTGCAGACATGCGGCAGCGCATCCATGACTACTATGAGCACCGCTACCAGGGGAAGATGTTTGATGAGGAGAGCATCCTGGGAGAACTGAGCGAGCCCCTCCGAGAG GAAATCATAAACTTCAACTGCCGGAAGCTGGTTGCCTCCATGCCTCTGTTTGCCAACGCAGATCCCAACTTTGTGACGTCCATGTTGACCAAGTTGCGGTTCGAGGTGTTTCAGCCAGGGGATTATATCATCCGGGAGGGCACCATCGGCAAGAAGATGTACTTCATCCAGCATGGGGTGGTGAGCGTCCTCACCAAAGGCAACAAGGAAACCAAGCTGGCAGATGGCTCCTACTTTGGAG AAATCTGCCTGCTGACTCGTGGCCGGCGCACAGCCAGTGTGCGAGCTGATACCTACTGCCGGCTCTACTCCCTCTCGGTGGACAACTTCAACGAGGTGCTGGAAGAGTATCCCATGATGCGGCGAGCTTTTGAAACCGTGGCTCTTGACCGGCTGGACAGAATTG GCAAGAAAAATTCCATTCTGCTGCATAAAGTCCAGCATGACCTCAATTCGGGTGTTTTCAACTACCAAGAGAATGAGATCATCCAGCAGATTGTGCAGCATGACAGAGAGATGGCGCACTGTGCTCACAATGTCCAggctgccgctgccgctgctgctgctgccgcatCCACACCCACCCCTGTCATCTGGACGCCACTGATCCAGGCACCcctgcaagctgcagcagccaccactTCTGTCGCTATAGCTCTGACCCACCACCCACGCCTCCCAACAGCCATCTTCCGTCCTCCAGTGTCTGTCTTGGGTTCCTTGGGGCAGCAGTCCAACCAGACTCCAAGACAACTGAAAAGGCTTCAGTCTCTAATCCCGTCAACTGGCCCTTCTGCTCTTGGCTCTCCCTCCAGtactccatcccagctgcatACACCAGGAGCAGAAACCCCTTCATCCTCTTCCTTCCACATCCAGCAGCTCGCAGGATTCTCAGCTGCCGCTGGCTTAGGCCAGTTCCAGGTGGGATCCCCTCCAGGTGGCTCAAGCCAGCCAGGTTTGAGTGGCGCATCCTCAGTGGGACTGAGCCAGTTCCAACATGCACCTTCTGGATCACCCTTAGGTACAGCTCagcccatgcagcagcagcagcagcacccagcccttTCCAGTAGTGGGTTTGGGCACTTCCAGCAAGCTACAACTAGCTCCCCATCAACATCGCTCACTCAGCTTTCATCAAACTCACCCCCGAGTCTTCTCAACCagttccagcccaccacaagaCCACTGCAGGGGGGACAGTTACAGCAGCTCTCAGGCAGTGGGACTTTGGCAGGAATGAATCACTTCCAACCCCCTCCTTCTTCCAGCTCTCCATCCTCCAGCCTAAGCCAGATGGCACAAGCCTCTGGCGGGCCATCCTCAGGCCTGTGCCAAACACATCCAAGTGCATTAGGATCTTTAACTGGAACGATAGCCCAGCTCCACCAAGAACGGCCACGTTTTGCTTCCATGTCTCCACTACAACAGTCTGGTGTTGCCTCTCCCTGTTATACCCCTTCTGGCCTTAGTCCTCCCACTCAGAGCCCAGTGGCAACAAGAACTTTTCAGTGTGGCCCTTCTGGGGCTTCAGGCTCTCATGgatctctgctcctgcctcaAACCGCCAGCCCACCTCTGCAGATCCTGCAGTCCAAGAGCACGCCACCTGTACCACCGGGACGTCTGAACCAGGACATCAAGTTGATTTCTGCTTCCCAGCCATCTTTGCCCCAAGAGCTGGCTCAGACGCTGAGTCAAAGTTCTCATTCCTCTAGAGAATCTGTTTCcagcttctctccttttcctggtGGAGGGACTGGACTTCTTGGGAAGCCTTGTAGCTCAGTTCCTGGGCGTGTGACTTTACCACGTCAGATGTCCTCAGGTTCTTTACCACATCCACTGGTGTTTGGGGCCAGCGCTGCTTCTCTGACTGCTGGTGGGCGGAAAGAATCCATAGTGCTCACAGGGGATCTGGAACCTGTCAGATCCAAACTGCCCTCCAATTTGTGA